A window of Ignavibacteriales bacterium contains these coding sequences:
- a CDS encoding T9SS type A sorting domain-containing protein: MKKYFLLIYFMSQCLTAQWVATNAAFPGDIKCIASSGTNIFIGAYSGGVYLSTDNGNNWSNASAGLNNTLINSIAVNNTNIYVGTYGGGVNRRSTDNGAMWEPVLSGMESNKNIYSLATIGTNVFAGTESGGAFISTNNGSNWTQIINGLTDNRVYSFAVNGGNLYAGTYYGVFHTTNQGTNWTEVSNNLNINILALAISNSKIYAGTAGGGVYLSDDNGGGWTNVINGFTNQVHLTINALAVSGSNIYAGTVLGGVYLTINNGASWSQVNTGFPNSITISSLAVIGSYLFAGSGGGSGGGGGIIWRRQLSEMQSNISVKNAIPKQWLVISAGSKTISLTNTFQGNIGTLSYTAQSSNNTIATVAIASSTLTVTPVAIGDAVITVTAIDAANNDFFAYSFPVNIGLTDVEGEAIPTEFALYQNFPNPFNPTTNIKFALPKESNVTLRIYNVLGQEVETLVNKVMPAGYHTVDFNATKLSSGMYIYRIEAGDFVQVKKMLLMK; this comes from the coding sequence ATGAAAAAATATTTTTTATTAATTTATTTTATGTCACAATGTTTAACCGCACAGTGGGTTGCAACAAATGCAGCTTTCCCGGGTGATATTAAATGTATAGCATCTTCCGGGACAAATATTTTTATTGGGGCATATAGCGGGGGAGTATATTTATCAACAGATAATGGAAATAATTGGTCTAATGCTTCGGCGGGATTAAATAATACTCTCATTAACTCGATAGCTGTCAATAACACAAATATTTATGTGGGTACTTACGGCGGTGGTGTGAACCGCCGTTCGACAGACAATGGAGCTATGTGGGAACCTGTTCTGAGCGGAATGGAGAGTAATAAAAATATTTATTCACTAGCGACCATAGGAACAAATGTTTTTGCTGGAACTGAAAGCGGAGGTGCTTTTATATCAACTAATAATGGTAGCAATTGGACACAAATTATAAATGGTTTAACTGATAACCGTGTTTATTCTTTTGCAGTCAATGGCGGGAACTTATATGCTGGTACATATTACGGTGTTTTTCATACTACAAATCAAGGTACTAATTGGACAGAAGTTAGCAATAACTTGAATATAAATATTCTTGCTCTTGCTATTAGTAACTCTAAGATTTATGCAGGTACTGCAGGCGGTGGTGTTTATTTGTCTGATGACAATGGTGGCGGATGGACAAACGTAATAAATGGATTTACCAATCAAGTTCACTTAACTATAAATGCGCTTGCAGTTAGTGGTTCCAATATCTATGCGGGTACTGTTTTAGGTGGTGTTTATTTAACTATTAATAATGGGGCAAGCTGGTCACAAGTGAACACTGGATTTCCAAATAGTATTACTATTTCATCTTTAGCCGTTATTGGTTCTTACTTATTTGCAGGATCAGGAGGCGGTTCTGGAGGAGGCGGTGGAATAATCTGGAGAAGACAATTGTCGGAGATGCAGTCAAATATTTCTGTAAAGAATGCAATTCCAAAACAATGGTTAGTTATATCTGCTGGCTCTAAGACAATTTCCTTAACAAATACTTTCCAAGGAAACATTGGTACATTATCATACACAGCACAATCATCAAATAATACAATTGCTACTGTAGCTATTGCTAGTTCAACATTAACAGTTACACCGGTTGCAATTGGTGATGCTGTTATAACAGTTACAGCAATTGATGCTGCTAACAATGATTTCTTTGCATACAGTTTCCCTGTTAATATTGGTTTGACAGATGTTGAAGGTGAGGCTATTCCGACTGAGTTCGCACTCTATCAAAACTTCCCGAACCCATTCAACCCGACAACCAATATTAAATTTGCATTACCAAAAGAATCTAATGTTACACTTAGGATCTATAACGTATTAGGTCAAGAAGTTGAAACATTGGTTAATAAAGTAATGCCGGCTGGATATCATACTGTTGATTTCAATGCTACAAAACTCTCAAGCGGTATGTACATCTACAGAATCGAAGCTGGTGACTTTGTACAAGTTAAGAAGATGTTATTGATGAAGTAA
- a CDS encoding thioredoxin family protein gives MKKVSFIVFALIVILTTNLIAQDKSENTTPKFDPARDSFKDLKEVIVDAQTTGKRILLDVGGEWCIWCHRLDGFFDAHPELKNFMHDNFVVLKVNWSPENKNEKFLSQYPKVAGFPHIFILEIDGKFLFSKNTGELEKEKSYDAEKIMNFLKEWAPKKEKS, from the coding sequence ATGAAAAAAGTATCATTTATTGTTTTTGCATTAATTGTTATTCTTACGACAAATTTAATTGCTCAAGATAAATCAGAAAATACAACACCTAAATTTGATCCGGCAAGAGATTCTTTTAAGGATTTGAAAGAAGTAATAGTTGATGCGCAAACTACAGGTAAAAGAATTTTGCTTGATGTTGGAGGGGAATGGTGTATTTGGTGTCATCGTTTAGATGGATTTTTCGATGCACACCCGGAACTCAAGAATTTTATGCATGATAATTTTGTGGTGCTTAAAGTAAATTGGAGTCCGGAAAACAAGAACGAAAAATTTCTTTCTCAGTATCCAAAGGTAGCCGGGTTTCCGCACATATTTATTCTAGAAATTGACGGAAAGTTTTTATTCTCTAAGAATACGGGCGAGTTAGAAAAAGAAAAATCTTATGATGCAGAAAAGATCATGAATTTCTTAAAAGAATGGGCACCAAAGAAAGAAAAATCATAA
- a CDS encoding M20/M25/M40 family metallo-hydrolase: MNKIKGYIMKKYFRLPAAILAFVFLPSLFLSAQESSGVSAIKKEELMKTVNYLASKELAGRLSGSDGYTKAANFIAGELAKLNFKPGGDDNYFQKLKVEYNEILAPEHFSIIKDGKTTNYKIGDDYAYRGFTGAGKFIASVVFCGYGLSQPELGYDDYSGIDVKGKIVLAFKYNPKWNIDGKNFTNGNPREKAIVAANHGAIGILFVSFPNDAEPQRPIGSVIHGEGEQMINFPEIHIDLPVADEIFIGSNRTLKDLQTLIDSTKKPYSIQLVPKVDLEVHTKYEKEKEVVNVVGIIEGSDPDLKNEYLIIGAHLDHVGSQAGKIYFPGANDNASGSAALLQIAREFSNTKEKPKRSIIFVFFACEEQGLYGSKYFSENMKFSKEKVKAMVNLDCVGYGDSIQIGGGESAQALWNIAKQIDNENDKLLVTRTWKGGGADAEPFFEKGIQTLYFVTTNSYKHLHMLSDKSETLNQNLLEAITKLIFKTALHISKM, from the coding sequence ATGAATAAAATCAAAGGATATATCATGAAAAAATATTTCCGCTTACCAGCAGCCATATTAGCATTTGTATTCCTTCCTTCTTTATTTCTTAGCGCACAAGAATCAAGTGGAGTTAGTGCTATCAAAAAAGAAGAATTAATGAAAACTGTTAATTACTTGGCAAGCAAAGAACTTGCAGGAAGACTGTCGGGAAGCGACGGTTACACCAAAGCTGCGAATTTTATAGCAGGAGAATTAGCCAAGTTAAATTTCAAACCCGGCGGTGATGATAACTATTTTCAAAAATTAAAAGTTGAATACAATGAAATATTAGCTCCCGAACATTTTTCTATTATTAAAGATGGAAAGACGACCAATTATAAAATTGGTGATGATTACGCTTATCGTGGATTTACCGGTGCGGGAAAGTTTATAGCTTCCGTAGTTTTTTGCGGGTATGGTTTATCTCAGCCTGAGTTGGGTTATGATGATTATTCCGGAATAGATGTTAAAGGAAAAATTGTTTTAGCATTTAAGTACAATCCAAAATGGAATATTGACGGAAAAAATTTTACAAATGGAAATCCGCGTGAGAAAGCAATTGTTGCGGCTAATCATGGTGCTATTGGAATATTGTTCGTTTCATTTCCTAACGATGCAGAACCTCAGAGACCGATTGGAAGTGTTATACATGGCGAAGGTGAACAAATGATAAATTTTCCGGAAATACATATTGATCTGCCTGTTGCAGATGAAATATTTATCGGAAGTAACCGCACATTAAAAGATTTGCAGACATTAATTGATTCAACAAAAAAACCATATTCCATTCAGCTCGTTCCAAAAGTTGATCTTGAAGTTCACACTAAATATGAAAAAGAAAAAGAAGTAGTAAATGTTGTTGGAATAATCGAAGGAAGCGATCCCGATCTAAAGAACGAGTATTTGATTATCGGTGCGCATCTTGATCATGTTGGTAGTCAAGCGGGTAAAATTTATTTCCCAGGCGCTAACGATAACGCATCAGGTTCGGCTGCTTTACTTCAAATTGCACGTGAATTTTCTAACACTAAAGAAAAACCGAAGCGTTCAATAATTTTTGTCTTTTTCGCTTGTGAAGAACAGGGATTGTACGGTTCAAAATATTTTTCAGAAAATATGAAATTCTCAAAAGAAAAAGTTAAAGCAATGGTAAATCTTGATTGTGTCGGTTATGGAGATAGTATTCAGATAGGCGGCGGAGAAAGTGCACAAGCGCTTTGGAACATTGCAAAACAGATTGATAACGAGAACGATAAACTTTTAGTAACAAGAACATGGAAGGGCGGCGGTGCTGATGCAGAACCATTCTTCGAAAAGGGAATACAAACTTTATACTTTGTTACAACAAATAGCTATAAACATCTCCACATGCTCTCCGATAAATCCGAAACACTAAATCAAAATCTTTTAGAGGCAATTACGAAATTAATTTTTAAGACTGCACTTCATATTTCTAAGATGTAA
- a CDS encoding DUF255 domain-containing protein: MISQNKNPNSLINEKSPYILQQAHNHVDWFPWYDKA, encoded by the coding sequence ATGATATCACAAAATAAAAATCCTAACAGTCTTATCAACGAAAAAAGTCCTTACATTTTACAACAAGCACACAATCATGTTGATTGGTTCCCATGGTACGATAAAGCTTGA
- a CDS encoding T9SS type A sorting domain-containing protein has product MNFKNLLKFSTLAFLFTIVLSSLSFAQVRYLNSTDGDDSYTGVNETNSPLGTGPKKTIEGAYSAFPTNSTVYMKAGEYHYNQITAVDANGASGGNDDNGVQFDSPAKNMTFIIQTYNSSSVVYLNGTVAGAFVVNAPGKTIKFQGADPATQSVSINNGPFFNTATNAITLTAGTLDVSGLLSFNVGGSVTTMTRTGGTLVGSFTYSAAARTMLYNSAAADAQTSGGELQTALSGASDLNIAKTGGSLSITQNLTMTTGGTLRNTGTGSATISGTVTIAGAAAAPSTISLTGTGALTLSNTVTISSRNETWGTFINKNGAGTLTISGALNINHGGTTGSDLDDGAAYGAWAGGTNIVKNNNTTGKLSLSGLITFGKYTDGVPADWYVYVTLSNIAGATTEIGNTTSVWYGKIENDGAAGKINLVGNLTMKSNAGALVGPLSNNSASGIIALGGNTLKIATAAAGAIRNAGSITSTAAGLLDFNNPSTSGTITFSGTGAVPNIQTDGTQSVDMTPTTTVNGNVTVNATAGILTLSGVTSLTGNISLVGGQAVTNLGGITAIGGNVSLTLGTLTMGGNATIAGSLTLSGGTFVMGGNVTLSGNYVQNSGTLNFNGANTLDCKQNFTRTTGNVTNAAGVLQFSSGGQGQILAGGANFRVYTLTITGVGTGVTLSTGSVEVVRDCNIAANTSLQLASLNINMVGAGGTITNGGQIFSSGLGSVIFSGPDAGGVGTTGSVSTIGGTGKYSNIEIRLTDASDVVTCAANVVSWTGRLGFTRGGIDNSAGGAQLNPIDGAASIVINMSNYAATGFPQGKPYAGGANSFNTTGSFDVLNVPYDLTYWGNITTGAKVAGNEFKTLYVRDLSVTSTGATATDFVEFGAAYTMVGNLSIPAGSQLNLNGSVLTASKTGAAHNVAGLLSSTALADAFTLTGDGTVTGSTTAADVATIENLIVNTSTVSAAYTFNNFHAFGKTGTTSTFNMTAGTATLNMYQTAAPVPSPLYNFVQSGGTVVLANNARISTGIAASQFSLTGGTFDFANYNLWFSVAGTFSATGGTFLTTGATTGGYLQFRTTGATFNSGTVAVPRVDIDPLLAGTITVTLGGNSVISDIFNNNMTTSTLATGGNVLTLSGTGPVKQWNTSGLYTGAAGLFYITGPVTMNLGVGTIIPNLQVDNTTTGTFTLVDNDGVAGTVPDLTVGLGTAGVFTMTSGVINMQNIDILLVGTTAGIPGDAFSYAGGTINATTPAASLTTVPLVDNSYGELTFAAGAAQSFNTVAGLVIPNLTINAASPVTYTGGGVAGAPTFTVSKYLKQGANIVMGTAGNLVFSDGAWIEMVAGTMDLVPAFGTSINYVYNTAGAFVTGKELTTSATKIQQFWNAPGGANAVTLNAATTVNNELRLVSGNLLTTAVKTMTMAANTLVTRVDGKINVAATTGANLLGGPYNLTYINTAATTTLSGEYPTTNTILKLTVATNIAVPTVGGAAAPLALHASRSCGDFELVTDGAAVPQNGTQFDLAGFTLTVTNVPTATLTRGALVSYANAGGFYTYGTLAVAGTLTQTANASIKNVIVTAATATLAGSFGTEDYEGTGAAPNVSATLPTMTVTGNATVAGFNGNLTVNGNTTINGAYTGGSLAAGGNVTVGTGGSFAAATNLTFFGSVDATLTIPTAGATVGAVTFNKTTGTIYKITLAGGNLAATGTVTFTNGLFIVPDPLIFNIPAPLLGGGQGFTHVVAATDLSHVVGLLSKTLRNTTGLLAGATETRSEFPIGSLNRYRKVALTFPSQFGVPTVPNITIIANHVDASPTGAVELPITNGVAQGIDIARYPAFYWNIKTSPTSVSNVFFDLELGATGFSDYDDINNVRIIRRHGTNTGADQSNQWLFQGDLAAMLAGTLVYDNELNNGIPSIINRNSNAGLRSGGAIFTLGLKSNMSIKTAIPKQYLVLSAGVKSYLLTNLFKGNIGVLSYTATSSNNTIATVAVVGSSLAVTPVAIGDAVITVKASDAANNDFFAYSFAVNVGLTDVEGEAIPTEFALYQNFPNPFNPTTNIKFALPKESSVTLKIYNVLGQEVETLVNKVMNAGYHTVDFNATKLSSGMYIYRIQAGDFVQVKKMLLMK; this is encoded by the coding sequence ATGAATTTCAAAAACCTCTTAAAATTTAGTACGCTCGCCTTTCTTTTTACGATCGTACTAAGTTCATTATCATTCGCTCAGGTTCGATATTTGAACTCGACTGATGGTGATGACAGCTATACGGGAGTGAATGAGACTAATAGCCCTCTCGGTACTGGTCCCAAAAAGACCATTGAGGGTGCATATTCCGCATTCCCTACTAATAGTACTGTTTATATGAAGGCTGGCGAATATCATTACAATCAAATAACCGCAGTAGATGCCAATGGTGCTTCTGGTGGTAATGATGATAATGGTGTTCAGTTTGACAGTCCTGCTAAAAACATGACTTTTATAATCCAAACTTATAATAGTTCTAGCGTAGTTTATTTGAATGGAACTGTTGCGGGTGCTTTTGTAGTTAATGCCCCTGGTAAAACAATTAAATTCCAAGGCGCAGATCCGGCCACACAATCAGTAAGCATTAACAATGGCCCATTCTTTAATACAGCAACAAATGCTATTACTCTAACAGCAGGTACATTAGATGTTAGCGGTCTTCTTAGCTTTAATGTTGGTGGTTCTGTTACTACTATGACAAGAACGGGCGGTACCCTTGTTGGTTCATTTACTTATAGCGCAGCTGCTAGAACTATGTTATATAATAGTGCTGCAGCCGATGCACAAACATCAGGCGGTGAATTACAGACAGCATTGAGTGGCGCAAGTGATTTAAATATTGCAAAAACTGGCGGTTCATTAAGTATTACACAAAATCTTACAATGACAACCGGCGGTACATTAAGAAATACAGGTACAGGTTCTGCAACAATTTCCGGTACAGTTACAATTGCCGGTGCCGCTGCAGCTCCAAGTACAATCTCCTTAACAGGCACAGGTGCTTTAACTTTATCAAATACAGTTACAATCAGTTCACGGAATGAAACATGGGGAACTTTCATTAATAAAAACGGCGCAGGTACTTTAACTATAAGCGGCGCTCTTAATATTAACCATGGCGGTACTACCGGATCAGATTTAGATGACGGAGCCGCTTACGGTGCATGGGCTGGCGGTACAAATATTGTAAAGAATAATAATACTACTGGTAAACTATCTTTATCAGGTTTAATTACATTTGGTAAATATACTGACGGTGTACCAGCCGATTGGTATGTTTACGTTACATTATCAAACATTGCCGGTGCTACAACTGAAATTGGTAACACAACATCAGTTTGGTATGGCAAAATAGAAAATGATGGTGCGGCTGGTAAGATCAACTTGGTTGGCAATCTTACAATGAAATCAAATGCAGGCGCTTTAGTTGGTCCTCTTTCTAATAATTCTGCTAGTGGCATAATTGCACTTGGCGGAAATACACTAAAGATTGCAACGGCTGCTGCCGGCGCAATTAGAAATGCCGGTTCTATTACAAGTACAGCTGCTGGTTTGCTTGATTTTAACAACCCCAGTACTAGTGGTACAATTACTTTTTCCGGTACCGGTGCTGTTCCTAATATTCAAACAGACGGAACACAAAGCGTAGACATGACACCTACTACAACAGTAAACGGAAACGTTACTGTTAACGCTACAGCAGGTATATTAACCCTTAGTGGAGTAACGAGTCTTACCGGCAACATATCTTTAGTTGGCGGCCAGGCAGTAACTAATTTAGGCGGCATTACTGCTATTGGCGGTAATGTTTCTCTTACTCTTGGTACTTTAACAATGGGTGGCAATGCTACCATAGCTGGTTCATTAACATTGAGCGGCGGTACATTCGTAATGGGTGGCAATGTAACCTTATCAGGTAATTATGTTCAAAATTCCGGCACACTCAATTTTAACGGTGCTAATACATTAGATTGTAAACAAAACTTTACACGTACAACAGGTAATGTAACAAATGCAGCCGGTGTACTTCAATTTAGCTCAGGCGGTCAAGGTCAGATTCTTGCCGGCGGTGCTAACTTTAGAGTATACACCTTAACAATTACAGGTGTTGGAACCGGCGTTACTTTATCAACCGGTTCTGTTGAAGTTGTACGTGATTGTAATATTGCTGCAAATACAAGCTTACAACTTGCATCTTTAAATATTAATATGGTTGGCGCTGGTGGTACAATAACCAACGGCGGACAGATTTTCTCTTCAGGTTTAGGCAGTGTAATATTTTCAGGTCCTGATGCTGGTGGTGTTGGTACAACCGGATCAGTTTCTACAATTGGTGGAACAGGAAAATATTCAAATATTGAAATAAGATTAACTGACGCATCCGACGTTGTAACTTGCGCTGCCAATGTTGTTTCTTGGACAGGCAGATTAGGATTTACAAGAGGCGGTATTGATAACTCAGCAGGTGGCGCTCAGCTTAACCCAATAGATGGCGCTGCATCAATAGTTATTAATATGTCAAATTATGCAGCAACAGGTTTCCCGCAAGGTAAACCTTATGCTGGTGGTGCTAATTCATTCAATACTACTGGTAGTTTTGATGTGTTGAATGTACCTTATGATTTAACATATTGGGGAAATATTACAACTGGCGCTAAAGTTGCCGGTAATGAATTTAAAACTCTTTATGTTAGAGATCTTTCAGTTACTTCAACCGGTGCAACTGCAACAGATTTTGTTGAATTCGGTGCAGCTTATACAATGGTTGGTAACTTATCAATACCAGCTGGATCCCAGTTGAATTTAAATGGCAGTGTTTTAACTGCCTCAAAAACCGGCGCTGCTCATAATGTTGCAGGATTATTAAGTTCAACAGCTCTTGCTGATGCATTTACATTAACGGGCGACGGTACTGTTACTGGTAGCACTACTGCTGCAGATGTAGCTACAATTGAAAATCTAATTGTTAATACATCAACAGTATCTGCTGCATATACTTTCAACAATTTCCATGCATTTGGTAAAACAGGTACTACTTCAACATTTAATATGACGGCTGGTACAGCTACTCTTAATATGTATCAAACAGCGGCACCAGTTCCATCGCCTCTTTATAATTTTGTTCAATCAGGTGGAACTGTTGTACTTGCTAATAATGCAAGAATTTCAACCGGTATCGCTGCTTCGCAATTTTCTTTAACAGGCGGTACATTTGATTTTGCTAATTACAACTTGTGGTTCTCAGTTGCTGGTACCTTCTCTGCAACCGGCGGAACATTCTTAACTACCGGTGCAACTACTGGCGGTTATTTACAATTTAGAACAACAGGTGCTACATTTAATAGCGGTACAGTAGCTGTTCCGAGAGTTGACATTGACCCACTTCTCGCTGGTACTATCACCGTTACTTTAGGCGGTAATAGCGTTATCAGTGATATATTTAATAACAATATGACTACAAGTACTCTTGCTACAGGCGGTAATGTTTTAACACTCTCTGGTACTGGTCCTGTTAAACAATGGAACACTTCCGGTCTTTATACTGGAGCCGCAGGCTTGTTCTATATTACTGGTCCTGTAACAATGAATTTGGGTGTTGGTACTATCATTCCAAATCTTCAAGTTGATAACACTACCACCGGAACATTTACATTAGTTGATAATGACGGTGTAGCTGGAACAGTTCCTGACCTAACGGTAGGTCTTGGCACTGCAGGTGTATTTACAATGACTTCTGGTGTAATTAACATGCAGAACATTGACATTCTTTTAGTTGGTACTACAGCAGGTATTCCTGGTGATGCATTTAGTTACGCTGGCGGAACAATCAACGCTACTACACCAGCTGCTTCACTAACAACAGTTCCATTGGTAGATAATAGTTATGGCGAATTAACATTTGCTGCCGGTGCTGCTCAATCATTTAATACTGTTGCTGGGTTGGTCATTCCAAATCTTACAATAAATGCTGCTTCTCCAGTAACCTATACAGGTGGCGGAGTTGCTGGCGCACCAACTTTTACTGTTTCTAAGTATTTGAAACAGGGTGCAAATATTGTAATGGGTACTGCAGGTAATTTGGTATTTAGTGATGGTGCTTGGATTGAAATGGTTGCAGGTACAATGGATTTAGTTCCTGCTTTTGGTACAAGTATTAATTATGTATATAATACTGCCGGTGCATTTGTTACCGGAAAAGAATTAACAACCAGTGCTACTAAAATCCAACAATTCTGGAACGCTCCTGGTGGTGCTAATGCAGTAACTTTAAATGCTGCAACAACAGTAAATAATGAATTAAGATTAGTAAGCGGTAACCTTTTAACAACAGCCGTAAAAACAATGACAATGGCTGCCAATACATTGGTTACAAGAGTTGATGGTAAAATTAATGTGGCTGCTACAACGGGTGCAAACTTACTTGGCGGTCCGTATAACTTAACTTACATTAACACAGCAGCTACAACTACTCTTAGTGGAGAATACCCAACCACTAATACTATTCTTAAATTAACAGTAGCTACAAACATTGCTGTTCCTACAGTTGGTGGTGCAGCAGCTCCATTAGCGCTTCATGCTAGCAGATCATGCGGTGATTTCGAATTAGTTACAGATGGTGCAGCAGTACCACAAAACGGAACGCAATTTGATCTTGCTGGTTTTACTTTAACAGTTACCAATGTACCAACTGCTACATTAACACGCGGTGCTTTGGTTAGTTATGCAAATGCTGGCGGTTTTTATACTTATGGTACATTAGCAGTTGCAGGTACATTGACACAAACAGCAAATGCTAGCATTAAGAACGTTATTGTTACTGCAGCAACAGCAACTTTAGCTGGTTCATTCGGCACAGAAGACTATGAAGGTACTGGTGCAGCTCCTAACGTTTCTGCAACTTTACCAACAATGACAGTAACAGGTAATGCAACAGTTGCTGGATTCAATGGCAACTTGACGGTTAACGGTAATACAACAATTAACGGCGCTTACACAGGCGGTTCATTAGCAGCTGGTGGCAATGTTACAGTTGGTACAGGTGGTTCTTTTGCTGCTGCTACTAATTTAACATTCTTTGGTTCTGTTGATGCAACATTAACAATTCCAACTGCCGGTGCAACTGTTGGCGCAGTTACATTCAATAAAACAACTGGTACAATCTATAAAATTACATTAGCTGGTGGTAATCTTGCAGCTACAGGTACAGTAACATTCACAAACGGGTTGTTCATTGTTCCTGATCCTTTGATCTTTAACATTCCAGCACCACTTCTTGGTGGTGGTCAAGGATTTACACATGTTGTTGCAGCAACTGATCTTAGTCACGTTGTTGGTTTATTATCTAAGACTCTAAGAAACACAACTGGTCTTTTAGCTGGTGCTACAGAGACAAGAAGTGAATTCCCGATTGGTAGTTTAAACAGATATCGTAAGGTTGCATTAACATTCCCATCGCAATTTGGTGTACCTACAGTTCCAAACATTACAATAATTGCAAATCATGTAGATGCAAGCCCGACTGGTGCTGTTGAATTACCTATTACAAACGGTGTTGCTCAAGGTATTGATATAGCAAGATATCCTGCTTTCTACTGGAACATTAAAACATCTCCAACCAGTGTTAGCAATGTATTCTTCGATCTAGAACTTGGTGCTACCGGATTTTCAGATTATGATGATATTAACAACGTAAGAATCATCCGTCGTCATGGTACAAACACTGGTGCAGATCAATCTAACCAATGGTTATTCCAGGGTGATCTAGCTGCAATGCTTGCCGGTACATTAGTTTATGATAACGAATTAAATAATGGAATTCCTTCAATCATAAACAGAAACTCTAATGCCGGTTTAAGAAGTGGTGGAGCTATCTTTACATTAGGTCTGAAGTCTAATATGAGTATTAAAACTGCAATTCCAAAACAATACTTAGTTCTTTCTGCTGGTGTAAAGAGTTATTTATTGACAAATTTATTCAAAGGAAATATCGGTGTATTATCATACACAGCAACATCATCAAATAATACAATTGCTACTGTAGCTGTTGTTGGTTCATCATTAGCAGTTACACCGGTTGCAATTGGTGATGCTGTTATAACAGTTAAAGCAAGTGATGCTGCTAATAATGATTTCTTTGCTTACAGCTTTGCAGTTAATGTTGGATTGACAGATGTTGAAGGTGAGGCTATTCCGACAGAGTTCGCACTCTATCAAAACTTCCCGAACCCATTCAACCCGACAACCAATATTAAGTTTGCATTACCAAAAGAATCTAGTGTTACACTTAAGATCTATAACGTATTAGGTCAAGAAGTTGAAACATTGGTTAACAAAGTAATGAATGCTGGATATCATACAGTTGATTTCAATGCAACAAAACTCTCAAGCGGTATGTATATCTACAGAATCCAAGCTGGTGACTTTGTACAAGTTAAGAAGATGTTATTGATGAAGTAA